Proteins encoded within one genomic window of Legionella sp. PC997:
- a CDS encoding DUF5985 family protein, protein MAAIIYILCTITAVICAWLLLSNYAKQKSIILLWGGLCFLGLTINNLLLVLDAFVFMETDLSTIRLLTGLISLLLFLFGLIWEEKS, encoded by the coding sequence ATGGCAGCCATCATCTACATTCTATGTACTATCACAGCTGTGATTTGTGCTTGGTTACTTTTAAGTAATTATGCCAAACAAAAATCTATCATCCTACTTTGGGGTGGTTTGTGCTTTTTGGGCTTAACAATTAACAATCTGCTCCTTGTATTGGATGCTTTTGTTTTTATGGAGACAGATTTATCAACTATAAGATTGTTAACTGGTTTAATTTCGTTGCTACTCTTTCTATTTGGGCTAATATGGGAGGAGAAGTCATGA
- a CDS encoding DUF5985 family protein produces MMINAMLVGAFVMASIIVSLFFLRFWKSTSDRFFLYFATSFLLEALSRVIIGTTNIQNENPLIYLIRLVAYILIIIAIYEKNKKT; encoded by the coding sequence ATGATGATAAATGCAATGCTTGTTGGAGCATTTGTAATGGCTTCTATAATTGTCAGCCTATTCTTTCTTCGTTTCTGGAAAAGTACCAGTGATCGTTTTTTTCTCTATTTCGCAACCTCCTTTTTGTTAGAAGCTTTAAGTAGAGTCATCATTGGAACAACTAATATACAAAATGAGAATCCGCTCATTTATTTAATCAGGTTGGTTGCTTATATTTTGATTATTATTGCCATTTACGAGAAAAATAAAAAAACGTAG
- a CDS encoding trehalase family glycosidase translates to MILILQKTFASDIDNVDLQVAQYIDKSWNLLTRDNWVQSSVDPKLSIDELIVYLPKDENIKAVRQKNIKNFEIKFKYLPKNYTQIKKHGLLFLPYPYVVPGGRFNEMYAWDSFFIELGLLKNNRFALAKGMVDNLIYEVINYGTILNANRTYYLGRTQPPVLTEMILAYYQKDSDKLWLKSTLPAIQKLYHFWTSPPHVIPNIGLSRYYSDGEGPTPEESPLYYEKVLNYFKTHSVIEYDKTLFYDYQHNKLTPYFYIADRTIRESGLDITAKYGPFGIGILDYAPVDLNVLLYKMERDTQKIYEILGDSEEAMQWQERAKIRVSNINRYLWDEASGYYLDYDFKKKQRKFYPFATTFYPLWAGIASKEQAAAVVGHLPDLLKKGGIVTSVNDSGLQWDAPFGWAPMQYFAVLGLEKYGYKKFAIEVASKFINTVNRGFQKNHAIFEKYDVNTLSTRTDNKIKYSYATNEIGFGWTNGVYLIFSELLEQSKSVKD, encoded by the coding sequence TTGATTCTTATTTTGCAAAAGACATTTGCTAGTGACATTGATAATGTTGATTTACAAGTCGCCCAATATATTGATAAAAGCTGGAATTTATTAACACGCGACAATTGGGTTCAATCCAGTGTGGATCCAAAATTATCAATTGATGAATTGATAGTGTATTTACCCAAAGATGAAAATATTAAGGCAGTAAGGCAAAAAAATATAAAAAACTTTGAAATCAAGTTTAAGTATTTACCTAAAAATTATACTCAAATAAAAAAACATGGGCTACTTTTTTTGCCATATCCATATGTAGTCCCTGGAGGTCGGTTTAATGAAATGTATGCTTGGGACAGCTTTTTTATTGAATTGGGCCTTCTCAAGAATAATCGATTTGCGCTTGCAAAGGGTATGGTGGATAATTTAATTTATGAAGTAATAAATTATGGAACTATTCTAAATGCTAATCGCACCTATTATTTAGGAAGAACACAGCCACCTGTGCTCACTGAAATGATATTGGCTTATTATCAAAAAGATTCTGATAAGCTTTGGTTAAAATCTACTTTACCCGCAATTCAAAAATTATATCATTTTTGGACATCTCCCCCTCATGTAATACCAAACATTGGCTTATCTCGATATTACTCGGATGGAGAAGGGCCCACACCTGAAGAGTCGCCATTATATTATGAAAAAGTATTAAATTATTTTAAAACCCATTCCGTAATTGAATATGATAAAACACTGTTTTATGACTATCAGCACAATAAATTAACACCTTATTTTTATATTGCTGATCGCACAATACGCGAATCTGGTCTTGATATTACTGCAAAGTATGGGCCTTTTGGTATTGGAATATTAGATTATGCTCCTGTAGATTTAAATGTTCTATTATATAAAATGGAGCGAGATACACAGAAAATCTATGAGATTTTAGGTGATTCTGAAGAGGCGATGCAATGGCAAGAGCGTGCCAAAATTCGAGTGAGTAATATAAATCGCTATTTATGGGATGAGGCTTCGGGTTATTATCTGGATTACGACTTTAAAAAGAAACAACGAAAATTTTATCCGTTTGCCACAACCTTTTATCCTTTATGGGCAGGAATCGCCTCAAAAGAACAGGCTGCAGCAGTAGTGGGACATTTACCCGATTTATTAAAGAAAGGGGGAATTGTAACAAGCGTTAACGACTCTGGATTACAATGGGATGCTCCATTTGGATGGGCTCCAATGCAATATTTTGCTGTGCTTGGTCTTGAAAAATATGGCTATAAAAAGTTTGCAATAGAAGTAGCGAGCAAATTCATTAATACCGTAAATAGAGGGTTTCAAAAGAACCACGCGATTTTTGAAAAATATGATGTTAATACATTAAGTACGCGTACAGATAACAAAATTAAATACAGCTACGCTACGAATGAAATTGGATTTGGTTGGACGAATGGAGTTTATTTGATTTTTTCAGAACTCCTTGAACAATCAAAATCTGTGAAGGATTAA
- a CDS encoding N-acetylglutaminylglutamine amidotransferase, producing the protein MCGIAGEFQFNKRTIPLFNLEKALLKQFNRGPDDGNIYLTKSLALGHRRLKIFDLSNLGMQPMVDPDLGLALVFNGAIYNFTELREILKSKGYSFISNSDTEVLLKAYHAWGKDCVYRIYGMFAFAIWEQNTGKLILARDRLGIKPLYYTSDANYGFKFASTLPALIEFGNVDTSIDKIALHYYLTFHAVPEPLTILSGVKKLSPGSLMTVYPDGKIEEESYWDLKFDNSKAEHSRDENYWVKETYEVLKSATHRQLAADVPVGILLSGGLDSSLLVAIASKLRQQEIQTFSIGFDGVNGEQGDEFLYSNLIASKFNTQHQQIYISNKQLADSLGDCIFAMSEPMLSHDNIGFYLLSHEVSKHVKVVLSGQGADEIFAGYHWFQHIQVNPDLPSQSAQIIFNKVADRSFKEYQQLVMPDFQTTFHASDFLIKLCEENNSKNPIDNLLKYESTFALSNGPLSRVDNMTMAASLEARVPFLDEEMLKLATSMPLQYKLPQGGKYILKQLGRKMLPKQIVDRPKGYFPVPALKYLEGSTLELMREVLSSENITKRGIFNLGGVQSLFTKSAKNFTPSGISKLWQVGLLEYWLQQHKL; encoded by the coding sequence ATGTGTGGTATCGCCGGTGAATTTCAATTCAATAAAAGAACTATACCTCTTTTTAACCTAGAAAAGGCTTTACTTAAACAGTTTAACCGAGGACCTGATGATGGCAATATATACCTGACGAAAAGTTTAGCGCTGGGGCACAGAAGACTTAAAATTTTTGATTTATCAAATCTAGGAATGCAACCTATGGTTGATCCAGATTTAGGTTTAGCATTGGTTTTTAATGGAGCAATTTATAATTTTACTGAGTTACGTGAAATCCTAAAATCTAAAGGATATTCTTTTATTTCCAATAGTGATACGGAGGTGCTTCTTAAGGCCTACCATGCTTGGGGGAAAGATTGTGTATACCGTATTTATGGTATGTTTGCTTTTGCGATCTGGGAGCAAAATACAGGTAAATTGATACTTGCCCGTGATCGTTTAGGCATTAAACCACTTTATTATACTTCTGATGCAAATTATGGATTCAAATTTGCATCCACATTACCTGCTTTAATTGAATTTGGTAATGTCGATACCTCGATTGATAAAATTGCACTTCATTATTATCTAACCTTCCATGCAGTTCCTGAACCCCTTACTATCCTATCTGGTGTAAAGAAACTTTCTCCAGGTTCCCTTATGACCGTTTACCCCGATGGGAAAATTGAAGAAGAGAGTTACTGGGATTTAAAATTTGATAATTCAAAAGCAGAACATTCTCGGGATGAAAATTATTGGGTAAAAGAAACTTACGAAGTATTAAAATCAGCCACTCATCGCCAATTAGCAGCAGATGTTCCTGTAGGTATCTTACTTTCTGGAGGATTAGACTCTTCATTACTTGTAGCGATCGCTTCCAAACTACGACAACAAGAAATTCAAACATTCTCTATTGGGTTCGATGGTGTAAATGGGGAGCAAGGTGACGAATTCTTATATTCGAATCTCATTGCTTCAAAATTTAATACTCAACATCAGCAAATTTATATTTCAAATAAGCAGTTAGCCGATTCATTAGGGGATTGTATTTTTGCAATGTCAGAACCTATGTTGAGTCATGACAATATTGGCTTTTATCTTCTGTCTCATGAGGTATCCAAACATGTTAAAGTAGTTCTTTCAGGTCAAGGTGCAGATGAAATTTTTGCTGGATATCATTGGTTTCAACATATACAAGTAAATCCTGATTTACCCTCACAATCAGCGCAAATAATTTTTAATAAGGTAGCAGATCGCTCTTTTAAAGAATATCAACAACTTGTAATGCCAGACTTTCAAACGACATTTCATGCTTCCGATTTTTTAATTAAGCTGTGTGAAGAAAATAATTCTAAAAACCCGATTGACAATTTACTTAAATATGAAAGTACCTTCGCATTATCAAACGGACCTTTAAGCCGAGTTGATAATATGACCATGGCAGCAAGTCTCGAAGCAAGAGTACCTTTTTTGGATGAAGAGATGCTCAAACTTGCAACGTCTATGCCCCTTCAATACAAATTGCCCCAAGGAGGTAAATATATTTTAAAACAGCTTGGAAGGAAAATGCTCCCTAAACAAATTGTAGATCGACCAAAAGGCTATTTTCCAGTTCCTGCGTTGAAATATTTAGAGGGAAGTACTTTGGAGCTAATGCGTGAAGTACTTTCTTCCGAAAATATAACAAAAAGAGGCATTTTTAATTTAGGGGGAGTTCAAAGCTTATTTACAAAATCAGCGAAGAATTTTACTCCTTCGGGTATTTCTAAGCTGTGGCAAGTTGGTTTGCTTGAATATTGGCTACAGCAGCATAAGTTATAA
- a CDS encoding GNAT family N-acetyltransferase, which translates to MKQITYTSKKLGNVIIKSDLNQYTICSNRLEARSLNQDEESFLIDKYTHLLVNLENIRMFGEGKTWTPAAVREFIQSETKYWNSDNKFSVFSIYHSSTQEFIGYLHLKHSLNDFSNIGVGHQNVGEIAYIIDHAFWGKGYGTEIAILGKKFIKHIISESANETLEKNIREIVATVHPSNEGSKRILQKTLKHQEQEVFTKFGDQPRLLFFKPLKTSTLQVDEFNGLTAKL; encoded by the coding sequence ATGAAACAAATAACCTATACATCAAAAAAATTGGGTAATGTAATCATCAAGAGTGATTTGAATCAGTATACAATTTGTTCGAACCGATTGGAGGCCAGATCCCTTAACCAAGATGAAGAAAGTTTTTTAATCGATAAATATACTCATCTTTTAGTGAATCTTGAAAATATAAGGATGTTTGGTGAAGGAAAAACATGGACACCTGCAGCTGTAAGGGAATTTATACAAAGTGAAACGAAATATTGGAACTCCGACAACAAATTTTCAGTGTTTTCAATTTACCATTCATCGACACAAGAGTTTATTGGTTATCTCCATTTAAAACATTCTTTAAACGATTTCTCCAATATAGGAGTTGGTCATCAAAATGTCGGAGAGATTGCTTATATTATTGATCATGCTTTTTGGGGAAAAGGTTATGGAACTGAAATTGCAATCTTAGGAAAAAAGTTTATTAAACATATTATTTCTGAGAGCGCCAATGAAACTTTAGAAAAGAATATTAGAGAAATTGTTGCAACAGTTCATCCATCAAATGAAGGTTCTAAAAGAATTTTACAGAAGACACTAAAACATCAGGAACAGGAAGTATTTACTAAGTTCGGTGATCAACCACGTCTATTATTTTTTAAGCCATTAAAAACCTCTACTCTCCAGGTAGATGAATTTAATGGCTTAACCGCAAAATTATAA
- a CDS encoding YbdK family carboxylate-amine ligase: protein MDNQINQLLKSTKSEAQLASAPEKEEIYFNSNGVLTLGVEIELQLIDSKNYNLCSRATDVLSATAHLEKIKQEFYLSTIEVTTDKCSTAQEVEDDLYATLASLQTETKDLGILFSTTGSHPFSKYSDWVVSPTTRYQELIDRNQWLTRRMSVYGLHVHIGMSSGEDCIRFNNFFMYFLPHLLALSSSSPFWQGIDTGLASCRPTTYEALPTAGQPYHVRTWQDFEHLYKSLKLCGSIKSLKDLWWDLRPSPSFGTLEIRVCDGAATLSETLALVALIHTLAHWFADNGSWLESVAYPPFWLSRENKWRAIRYGLDAELVMNTEGKTKLMREDINEWVEKLTPYIQQLGYQTYFSTLKMIMASGTSSERQRKVFAHNHCLKDIVKHNVSEFLLQTPLYRRESVIT, encoded by the coding sequence ATGGATAATCAAATTAACCAACTCTTAAAATCAACCAAGAGTGAAGCGCAATTAGCCAGCGCCCCTGAAAAAGAAGAGATTTATTTTAATAGTAATGGAGTATTAACATTAGGAGTAGAAATTGAGCTCCAGCTCATTGACTCAAAAAACTATAACCTATGCTCAAGAGCAACTGATGTGCTTAGTGCTACAGCCCATCTGGAAAAAATTAAACAAGAGTTTTATTTAAGTACTATAGAAGTGACTACAGATAAATGTTCCACTGCCCAAGAGGTTGAAGATGACCTTTATGCTACACTCGCTTCATTACAAACAGAAACAAAAGATTTAGGGATCTTATTTTCTACAACGGGGTCTCATCCTTTCTCAAAATACTCCGATTGGGTAGTTTCTCCTACGACTCGTTACCAAGAGCTCATTGACCGTAATCAATGGCTAACCCGGCGTATGAGCGTATATGGCTTACATGTGCATATTGGTATGTCCAGTGGGGAAGACTGCATTCGTTTTAACAATTTTTTCATGTATTTTTTACCTCATTTATTGGCGCTATCTTCAAGCTCTCCGTTCTGGCAAGGAATAGATACAGGGCTTGCTTCGTGTAGACCAACTACTTATGAAGCGCTACCCACTGCAGGACAACCCTATCATGTCCGAACATGGCAAGATTTTGAGCATCTATATAAGTCATTAAAATTATGCGGTTCGATTAAATCACTTAAAGACTTGTGGTGGGATTTAAGGCCAAGTCCCAGTTTTGGAACATTAGAAATTCGTGTTTGTGATGGAGCCGCCACTTTATCAGAAACACTTGCTTTAGTTGCCTTAATTCATACTCTTGCACATTGGTTTGCTGATAATGGCAGTTGGCTTGAGTCAGTTGCCTATCCTCCTTTTTGGCTTTCTCGCGAAAACAAATGGCGAGCAATTCGTTATGGATTGGATGCTGAACTAGTAATGAACACCGAAGGTAAAACCAAATTGATGCGCGAAGATATCAATGAATGGGTTGAAAAATTAACCCCATACATTCAACAATTGGGCTATCAAACTTATTTTTCTACTCTTAAAATGATTATGGCTTCCGGCACTAGTTCCGAACGACAACGTAAAGTATTTGCTCATAACCATTGTCTTAAAGATATTGTGAAACACAACGTAAGCGAATTCTTACTGCAAACTCCTCTATACAGACGTGAATCAGTTATCACTTAA
- a CDS encoding MarR family winged helix-turn-helix transcriptional regulator — MSDIEKKSLDNKITAAQQSEQRSKSIILALRKIMQQMDYHSRRLNKCYGLTVPQIVCLYEIYENGRLTISALSKKIYLSMSTIVGVIDRLEEKQFVNRTRDIHDRRIIYIDITEKGKEFVSASPYLLHNRLNDNLQVLTVEEQIALANSINLLVDLLRDV; from the coding sequence ATGAGTGATATCGAGAAAAAATCGCTTGACAATAAAATAACAGCTGCCCAACAGTCAGAACAGCGTTCCAAAAGCATCATCCTTGCCTTACGAAAAATTATGCAGCAGATGGATTATCATTCCAGAAGATTAAACAAATGCTATGGTTTAACTGTTCCTCAAATAGTCTGTTTGTATGAAATTTATGAAAATGGAAGATTGACCATATCTGCTCTGTCCAAAAAAATTTATTTATCAATGAGCACTATTGTTGGGGTAATTGACCGTCTAGAAGAAAAACAATTTGTTAATCGAACACGTGATATTCATGACCGCCGTATTATTTATATAGATATTACAGAAAAAGGGAAAGAGTTTGTTTCAGCCTCCCCTTATCTTCTGCATAATAGATTGAACGATAACCTTCAGGTTTTAACTGTAGAGGAACAAATAGCCCTCGCTAATTCAATCAATTTATTAGTTGATCTTTTAAGAGATGTATAA